A window of the Eleutherodactylus coqui strain aEleCoq1 chromosome 8, aEleCoq1.hap1, whole genome shotgun sequence genome harbors these coding sequences:
- the LOC136577096 gene encoding E3 ubiquitin/ISG15 ligase TRIM25-like: MMASADLRDELNCSICLSLYTDPVSLRCGHNFCRSCIVSALDAQEAAGVYSCPYCREESPQRPALEKKRKLANIVERFLSSPPDMESRIFCTYCIKSPVPAVRTCLHCETSLCDDHLAAHNKTADHILTDPTSSFGNKKCSVHKKVLEYYCPQDAACLCVTCCLLGKHRGHQVELLGEASKKKKEKLRKYLGELNPQKAELQTRVQNLQGHKKNIQEKVSKKRKNIRKLFMDMKEQLEMAEKKVQSEISRQEDEIVSQISHLIKELAKEEKELSVKMHHMEQMCHVTDPIRLLQERDITDNGTDPTTVLQELDQGAACRDKSAAAEKEAPVHEATKKEKEEEKLRKELDEDLISLILHRSMRDIVTSVTSGLGFQVPDILLDEDTACIGVELSADLKTATYSEEVQQRPESPRRFLYYRQVLSRCGLSYGRHYWEVAWNQVGVCMIGVSYPSIKRKGEQSVIGSNDKSWCLDLDAGYCGAYHNAVLLPCSIRPTCPTFGVFLDYEAGRLSFYALCDPIRHLHTFTASFTEPLHVAFYVEDGASVTITS; encoded by the exons ATGATGGCGtctgctgacctgcgggatgagCTGAACTGCTCCATCTGCCTGAGCCTCTATACAGATCCCGTATCCctgagatgtggacacaacttctgccGCTCGTGTATTGTGAgtgcgctggatgcacaggaggCAGCTGGAGTGTATTCCTGTCCTTACTGCAGAGAAGAATCCCCGCAGCGTCCGGCCCTGGAGAAGAAGAGGAAGCTGGCGAATATAGTGGAGCGTTTCTTATCTAGTCCGCCTGATATGGAGAGCAGAATCTTCTGTACTTACTGTATAAAGTCTCCGGTCCCGGCTGTGAGGACATGTCTGCACTGTGAGACCTCTCTATGTGACGACCACCTCGCAGCCCACAACAAGACGGCAGATCATATATTAACTGATCCCACCAGCTCCTTTGGGAACAAGAAGTGCTCCGTCCACAAGAAGGTTCTAGAGTATTACTGCCCGCAGGATGCGGCTTGTCTATGTGTGACTTGCTGTCTGCTCGGCAAGCATCGGGGCCACCAGGTGGAACTTCTAGGTGAGGCTtctaagaagaagaaggagaaactGAGGAAGTATCTGGGGGAACTAAACCCTCAAAAAGCAGAACTTCAGACAAGAGTCCAGAATCTGCAGGGTCATAAGAAGAATATCCAGGAGAAAGTCTCCAAGAAGAGGAAGAACATCAGGAAGTTGTTTATGGACATGAAGGAGCAACTGGAAATGGCAGAAAAGAAAGTGCAAAGCGAGATCTCCAGACAGGAGGACGAGATTGTGTCACAGATATCTCATCTGATCAAGGAGCTGGCAAAAGAGGAGAAGGAGCTGTCTGTGAAGATGCATCACATGGAGCAGATGTGTCATGTCACCGACCCAATAAGACTCTTACAGGAAAGGGACATTACA GATAACGGGACTGACCCAACAACTGTCCTACAAGAATTAGACCAAGGAGCAGCCTGTAGGGATAAGAGTGCGGCTGCCGAGAAAGAAGCTCCAGTCCATGAGGCTActaagaaggagaaggaagaggagaagctgAGGAAAGAGCTGGATGAGGATCTGATCTCACTGATCTTACACCGATCTATGCGGGATATTGTCACCAGTGTCACGTCAGGGCTCGGGTTCCAGGTTCCAGACATCTTGCTGGATGAGGACACTGCATGTATAGGAGTGGAGTTATCAGCCGATCTAAAGACAGCAACATATTCAGAGGAAGTACAGCAAAGACCAGAATCACCGAGAAGGTTTCTGTATTACCGCCAGGTGTTAAGCCGATGTGGCCTCTCTTATGGGAGACATTATTGGGAGGTGGCATGGAACCAGGTCGGAGTATGTATGATTGGGGTGTCCTATCCCAGTATAAAGAGGAAAGGAGAGCAGTCTGTTATTGGAAGTAATGATAAATCTTGGTGTTTGGATCTGGATGCTGGTTATTGCGGAGCATATCACAACGCTGTTTTATTACCCTGTTCTATAAGGCCAACATGTCCAACATTTGGAGTCTTCTTAGACTATGAGGCTGGGCGTCTGTCCTTCTATGCGCTGTGTGACCCCATTAGACACTTACACACCTTCACCGCCTCCTTCACTGAACCCCTACATGTCGCCTTCTATGTGGAGGATGGAGCCTCTGTTACAATAACCAGCTGA